The sequence TTGAAAATACCCCACCTAACAACATCAAAAATGCCTTTGATATGTTGCCAGCTCTAATTGAAACAATGCTTACTGCTCATGATGCACGGTATATATCAAAGAAGGTTGCCAGCCAAATCATCTTTATCCCAATCGAATCTGTAAAAAACACGGAATTTACATTATCCAGCAAGATGAAAAAGGAGCTGGCAGAAGTAGGAAGGCAAAAAGCGGAAGAATTTATCGAAAAATGGCGAGGATAAAAATTATGCTGTTCCATCAACAAAAAAAGAATCAAGCCTAAAAATGTGCTCGATTCTTTTTTTTGCCTTTATTACCTTCAATAACGGTAAAATTATGTTCTTTTTGTCTTGTTGTAGCCATTGTTCGCAATGGTTTCTTATTACTTGGGCGTTTCTGTGATGACCCTCTTACTTTTGTTGTTAAATGGTTAGACGTTTCGTTATATAACTTTTTTTTGGACTGCTGTACAGCTTTACGATACTTTGCATCCACACCACTATAACCGCCTATACGCTTTTTCATTACAATTTTGTATATTGCGAAAATAATTCCCAAAACAACAGCAGCGATCAAAACATCTCTAAGTAATCCTAGAGGATTTGCAATTAAACGATACAATAACCCAATTCCTGCTAACCCAATGATTCCAACGATAAGAGGATGAATAGTTGGTCGCCTAAACAAGAGGCCCACCTCCCTATAGATTTATTAATCAAACGATATTTTGAGTTACTTTGGAATCTGCTATTTCTTTATCATATTCAAGCATTCTTTTAAAAGAAGCTATTGAAACCTCAATTTGGTCCTTTGTAGGTTCTTTTGTCGTCAGTAATTGAAGCCACAGGCCGGGATAACCGAAAACCTTGAGCACTGGAACCTCCCGTAGTTTATTAGTAAACTGCAAAACCTCAAATGATAAACCTAAGACAATTGGGAGAAGTGCTAATCTATTCACGACTCTCACCCACAAAGGTTCTGTAGGAACAAGCATATAGACGAATACGCCAACAATGACTGTAAATAACATGAAGCTTGAGCCACAACGGTAATGAAGCCTTGAGGCAGCCTGCACATTGTCTACTGTTAGTGCTTTCCCATTTTCATAAGCATTAATCACTTTATGCTCTGCACCATGGTATTGAAAAACACGCTTTATTAATGGCGTTAAAGAAACAAAATATATATATGAGATAAGCAACAGAAATTTAATAAATCCTTCGATTAAATTTTGCATAATGTGGCCTGGAAAGATTGGCCTTAATAATTCGGCAAGGAAGGCTGGTGTTAGCGTAAATATAAATTTTCCGAATAAAAATGAAATAACACCGACGACAGCTACTCCAAATAACATTGTTAGCTTGGATTCCTTCTTTTCAGTTTGTACCTTTTCATCATCTTCTGGACTAACATCATAGCGTTCACTGGAGAAGTTTAAATGCTTGGAGCCATTTGCACTTGCTTCAATAATCGCAACAATACCGCGTACAAAAGGTATTTTTTTCAACTTGGCAAGGACTGGTCTGCCTTCTTTTTCAACATGGAAATATTCAATGGATTGATCCTTCCTGCGAATGGCTGTAACAGATGAGTGTTTTCCACCAAACATGACACCTTCAATAACAGCTTGCCCACCGTAAATTTGCTTTCTGTTTGACATTCTATGTTTCACCAACCTAAAAGTTTCTAAATAATTTCCTCTTTATATATATTCTACAGGAAAAATGATGAAACCTCTATATGAATACAATAAATAGTATGTCCATCTTGGGAAAAAATAACACGTTCAAACGTTCGTCATGATTAGCATTATTTCGGACATAATGAATAATGGAGGTGTTTTATTATGGCAGAAAATCAAGATCATCACGCGGCAAAAAACAATCCAGCACTTGAACAGAATAAAGAGGATGAACCGCTATCACATCTTTCTAAAGTCGTCATTATTGGTTTTATTGGTGGCGTTTTTTGGAGTCTTATTGGTTATTTGGCATATTACTTTAATTTTACCGAAATGGGGCCCTCATTAATCCTCCAGCCTTGGGCTATTGGTGATTGGAAATATGAAACGACAGGCCATTGGATTGGAATTATTGTTATTGGGCTACTTTCAATTGGAGTCGCCCTTGTTTATAATGTTTTTTTGAAAAACACACAAAAAATTTGGCCAAGCATTTTATTTGGAGTCGTTTTATGGCTCATTGTTTTTTATTTATTAAATCCAATTTTCCCTAAATTGGAATCTGTGCGCGAATTTCGTATAAATACGATTATTACAACGATTTGTTTATATATTCTTTATGGTGTTTTTGTTGGGTATTCAATTTCTTATGATGCTGAACAAATGAAACAGGTATAATCTTCTATTCAAATGAGGAGCGGCTGTGGTAAAATGAAATGGTTGCAAAATCTAGGTAAAGGGGTTTTACCATGTCTAAGTTACTCCTCATCAATGGCCCTAACCTTAATCTTCTTGGGTTGCGGGAGCCAGAAATATATGGGCGAACAACTTTAAAAGATATTGAGGAACAGATTAGCCAGTTTGCTTCTCGGCATGGCTTTGAAATGTCTTGCTTTCAATCTAATCATGAAGGCTGCATCATTGATGCCATTCATGATGCAAGAAATAAATTTGCAGGCATTGTTTTTAATCCAGGTGCATTTACGCATTATAGCTATGCTATTCGTGATGCGATTGCCAGCATCGATGTTCCAGTCATTGAAGTTCATATTTCAAATGTACATAAGCGTGAAGAGTTTAGACATACTTCTGTCATTGCACCTGTTTGTGAAGGACAGATTGTTGGTTTAGGTATAACAGGCTATAAGTTAGCTGTGATTGCTTTTAAGGAAAAGCTACATAGTAGAAAAGATTGAAGGGATGGTCAAAATGGATCGTCTTACGCAGGTTCGCGAAAAATTTAATGAAGCTAGTATTGATGGGCTTTTAATAACGAATAGTAAAAACCGCACATATATGACGGGCTTTACCGGCACTTCAGGTGTTGCTTTAATTACGTTAACAAAAGCCGTGTTCATTACTGATTTTCGCTATGTTGAACAAGCAAAAAAACAAGTAATTGGCTTTGAGATTGTTCAGCATAAAGATCCAATTCATGAAGAGGTGGCTCGCCTTGTTAAGGAACTAGGTATTCAAAAGCTTGGTTTTGAGCAAGATGAAATGACGTATGGTACATATAAACTTTATGAAAAAGCCGTATCAGCCGAAATGGTCCCCACTTCTGGGATGGTTGAAAAGCTACGCTTAATAAAGTCTAATGAAGAACTGCAAACCTTAAAAGAAGCAGCGGCGATTGCTGATCAAGCATTTGAACATATTCTTAACTTTATTAAACCTGGTGTAACAGAGCTTAGTATCTCAAATGAACTTGAATTTTTTATGAGAAAACAAGGTGCCGCGTCTTCGTCATTTGATATTATTGTCGCATCTGGTTATCGCTCTGCCTTGCCTCATGGTGTTGCTTCCGATAAAGTGATTCAGACTGGTGAGCTTGTAACGCTTGATTTTGGTGCCTATTATAAAGGATATTGTTCTGATATTACAAGAACTGTCGCTGTTGGAGAAATAAGCGAAGAATTAAAAAATATTTATGAAATTGTCTTGGAAGCTCAGCGCCGCGGAATGAATGGAATCAAGGCTGGCATGACGGGAAAACAAGCAGATGCTTTAACAAGAGATTATATTACCGAAAAGGGTTTTGGGGATTATTTTGGCCATTCAACTGGTCATGGCATCGGGTTAGATATCCATGAAGGACCGGCTCTTTCAGTGAAGTCTAACACAATACTTGAAGCAGGGATGGTTGTCACAGTTGAGCCGGGGATTTATCTTCAAGGTATTGGCGGTGTCCGCATCGAAGATGATATCGTCATTATGAAAGCTGGGAATGTAGCTTTAACACATTCTCCAAAGGAACTATTACAATTATAAATATGTATTTTAATTAATTTCATTACTATACTTACGACATTCATAATTAGGAGGATTTTTACATGGTATCTGTAAACGATTTTAGAACTGGTTTAACAATTGAAGTGGACGGGGGCATTTGGCAAGTGATGGAATTCCAACATGTCAAGCCTGGAAAAGGAGCAGCTTTTGTTCGTTCCAAATTAAGGAATCTTCGTACAGGTGCGGTTCAAGAAAAAACTTTCCGTGCTGGTGAAAAAGTAGCAAAGGCTCGCATTGAAAACCGTAGAATGCAGTACTTATATGCGAGCGGTGATGTTCACACGTTCATGGATAATGAATCATATGAACAAATCGAGTTAAACTCTGCGCAAATCGAGCATGAGCTTAAATTTTTAAAAGAGAACATGGAAGTTCATATTATGTCATTCCAAGGTGAAACACTTGGTGTAGAGCTTCCAAATACGGTTGAATTAAAGGTAGTCGAAACTGAACCAGGCATTAAAGGTGATACGGCTTCTAACGTAACGAAGTCAGCAACATTAGAAACAGGCTTAGTAACTCAAGTTCCGCTATTCGTGAACGAAGGTGACATGTTAATCATTAATACAGAAGATGGAAAATATGTATCAAGAGCATAATAGAGGTCTGACTCCCACAATTGTGGGGTCAGACCTTTTTGTTTTTTATTCTAAAAAGAAATGCTTGTCATACATATTTTAGTGATAGGTTTTAACTGGATCGGGGATAGGGGGAAACAAATTGAGACGTTGGCTACTACTCATTGACTCCACTGTCATGTCAATGGCTGGGTTACGAATTTTATCAGCGTTAATAGAATTATCGGCAGCGATTACGATGCTGTTTTTAAATGATGTTCGAAAGGCTTTAGCGGTTAATGCTTTTTTAGCCATTGTTGGACCGACTGTATTAATTACGACGATGAGCATCGGGCTCATACATTTAGCTGATGAATTATCATTATCGAAGCTCTTGTTTATTGGCTTAGGCGTCGCCTTCATCTTATATGGAATATACAAATAGATGGCTGTGAAATTGTCATAAAAGAAGCGGACATGCATAAATTGTCAGTAATAGCTTAAAAAAATAAAATCTCGAAAGTAGCAGGGAGGAGCAACTGGTGTATAAAGAAATATTTGATGTACTGCCAAAAACAATTGTAGAAAGAATTTGCCAGTATTCCCAATCTGTTCAAGAGAAAATTGAGGAAATTCGTATTAGGATTGACCGTCCGCTTGAGCTCGTTATTGATGGCGAGCCATTTTATCCAAATGGCTACATTGTTACAAAACATGATGGCTTAAACCTATTAAATAAACTTAGTGATTATTCAATTTACACGTTAGAAGAAGAACTAAAAAGAGGCTTTATTACGATTCGAGGTGGGCACCGCGTTGGCTTAGCAGGAAAAGTCATCACCGAAAAGGGGCAAGTAAAGGCAATCAAGGAGGTTACATCCTTTAATATTCGAGTGGCTAAAGAAAAAATTGGTATATGCAACTACTTTATTCCTTACTTATACAATGACAGATGGCTGAATACGATTATTTTTGGTTCCCCGCAAACAGGGAAGACGACATTATTAAGAGATATTGCTAGAGCGATAAGTTCTGGAAATTACGAGCGCAATATCCCTTCGTTCAAAGTAGGGATTGTTGATGAACGTTCTGAAATTGCTGGCTGTGTGAAGGGAGTTCCCCAGCATCATTTTGGACCGCGTCTTGATGTTTTAGATGCCTGTCCAAAGGCAGAAGGAATGATGATGTTAATTCGCTCGATGAGCCCAGATGTTCTTGTTGTTGATGAAATCGGTAGAGAGGAAGATACAGAGGCGATTTTAGAAGCAGTTAATGCAGGTGTGAGGCTTATTGTGACAGTACATGGATTTGATATAGAGGATCTTTATCGAAGACCATCGCTTAAGTCTCTTATGGAACTACAAGTGTTTGAACGATTTGTCGGTCTAACAAGAGCTTTTGGGCCTGGCACGGTTACCTCAATTCTTGATAAAAATGGGGAGGTTATTTTTACGAAAGAAGCGAGCGTGAGGCATAGGTGAAGCTAATTGGTGCTTTTATCATTATTGTTGCTACAACATGGTTTGGATTTGAAGCAGCCAAAAAACTAAGGGAACGACCAAGGCAATTAAGACAGTTGAAGGTTGCTATGCAGTCGCTTGAAGCAGAGATTATGTATGGCCATACATCATTAAGTGAAGCTTGCTTCCATTTGGCAAAACAGTTTGAAAAGCCGTTAGCCCGATTTTTTGAAAGCTTTGCAATGCGCCTTTCGAAAGGGGAGACGGTTGTTAGTGAAGCTTGGAAAGAAAGTCTAGATGGCATCTGGAAGCAGACTGCTTTTGGACAAGGTGAGTATGAAGTATTACGGCAATTCGGTGAAACATTGGGCCAGCATGACCGTGAGCATCAGCAAAAGCATATTCGCTTAGCGCTTGCACACCTAGAACGTGAAGAAAATGATGCGTGCGAGAAACAAGGACGATACGAAAAAATGGTGAAAAACCTTGGGTTTTTAACAGGATTATTAATTGTCATTTTATTGCTGTAGTAGCTTTAGGGGGAGAAATTGATGGAGTTTAATCCAAGTATCATTTTTCATGTAGCAGGAATAGGAATCATCACGGCCTTTTTACATACTATTTTTAAACAAATGGGGAAAGAAGATTTTGCCCATTGGGTTACATTAATTGCTTTTATTTATATTTTATTTTTAGTCATCACGAAGCTCCAAGATTTGTTTACAAAGATTAAAGGTGTCTTTCTTTTTCAATAGGGGAGGGGGCTATCATTGAAATATTACAAATTGTTGGCGTCGCACTAATTGCCACATTTTTGGCATTAATTATTAAAGAACAAAAACCGGCCTTTGCTTCTATGTTAGTCATCTTTGTAAGCATTATTATTTTTCTTTTTTTAGTTGATCAAATTTATGAAATTATTCGGATGCTTGAAAGAATCGCCGTTACAACGAATGTCAATATGATGTATGTAGAAACGATTTTAAAAATCATTGGCATTGCCTATATCGCCGAATTCGGCTCACAAATTACAAAAGATGCTGGACAAGGTGCGCTTGCCTCGAAAATTGAAATGGCTGGAAAAATTTTAATCCTTATTATGGCAATCCCGATTTTAACCGTACTGATTGAAACGATTATTTCATTAATTCCTTCTTGAAATTTGTTAGTTGGACATAGAAAGCTGGGGTGAAAAGATTGCTCTCTTTTATAAATGGTTATAGAACTAAAAATCGAGCAGCATTATTTGCGGTTGTGGGGGCAATATGTTTATTTTTTCTATTTTCACCTTTTATGGTTGCTGAAGCGGCTCCAACAGAAACAGAGCAAAGCTTTATTGATCGTGAGCTTGATAAGCTTGGTGTCGATGAAGTAAAACGATTTTGGGACGGCATCGTCCATGAATATGGCGGATTTTTACCTGAAAGCCAAAAAGGAACTTTTATTGATTTTGTAAAAGGGGACAAGCAGTTTTCAGCGCAGGAATGGCTTAATGGTTTAGTAAAATTTATTCTTTATGAATTGCTTGCTAATGGAAAGCTTCTTGGCACGCTTATTATGCTGACGATTTTTAGCCTCATCCTGCAATCGGTTCAAAATGCTTTTGAGCACAATGCAGTCAGTAAAACCGCGAATGCGATTGTGTTTATGGTGTTAATTATTTTAGCCCTCAATAGTTTTCATGTTGCTGTTACATACGCAGATGGTGCAATTCAAAATATGATGGGCTTTATGATCGCTTTAATTCCGCTGCTTTTAGGGTTAATTGCTTCAATTGGAAGCCTAGCTTCTGTTGCATTTTTTCATCCGATCATTATTTTCCTTGTCCATACGAGTGGACTCATTATAAAAAATATTACGCTGCCACTATTATTTTTATCGACAGTTCTGAGCATCGTTAGTACCTTAACTGACCATTATAAAGTAACGCAGTTAGCTGGATTGATGAGAAATATCGCCATTTGGTTATTGGGGACGTTTTTAACGATTTTTTTAGGAGTTATTTCTGTACAAGGGGCAGCTACTTCTGTTTCCGATGGGTTAACAATCCGTACTGCAAAATTTGTGACAAACAATGTCGTTCCCGTATTTGGGAGGACGCTTACCGATGCAGCCGACACGGTTTTAGGCGCTTCTGTGTTACTCAAAAACACAATTGGCCTTGTTGGTGTAGCAATCATTCTAATCCTAGCTGTGTTTCCAGCTATTAAGGTACTAATCCTTGCATTTATATATAAGGCGGCTGCAGCACTTCTACAGCCACTTGGCGGCGGGGCTATTATTCAATGTTTAGATGTTATTAGCAAAAGCGTCATCTACGTTTTTGCAGCTTTGGCGATTGTCTCGATTATGTTCTTTTTAGCAATCACCATTATCGTTTCTGCAGGCAATATTTCGATGATGATGAGGTGATAAAAATGGAGTATTTAACAACATGGGTCACGAATATTATTTTATTTGTTCTATTTGCGGTCATTATTGATTTATTATTGCCAAATTCTAATTTGCAGCGCTATACGAAGATGGTGATAGGGCTTTTATTAATCGTCATTATTTTAAATCCAGTTTTTAAAATTTTTAACGCAAATATGGAGGACATCTTAGCAAACTTCAAATTGCCAACGATTGAAGAAAAAAAAGAAGTGGAAAATTTAATAGAAAATAAGAAAAAAGAAATACAAGCCTCACAACGTGCATATATTTTAGAAGAAATGGCTGTCCAGATGAAATCAATGGTGGAGGTGGAGGTAATGCGAGAGTACGGATTGCAAGTAAAGGCTGTTCATCTTCAATTTTTAGAAAATGATCGTCACTTATCCGAAGAAAATCTTCAAGTAGTCGATGTAATTGTTACTCATGAAAATTCTGATGGCCATCTGGAGAGCATCCCAGTTGTTCATGATATAAAAATAGATACAACCAAACCGATTGTGAATCGGAAAAAGAATGATTTAACTGCTGTCGAAGCTTATTTAGCAGCAAATTGGCAACTTGATGAGGAAAAAGTACATGTAGTAATGGAGGGAGGGGAGATGTAGCAAATGGATAAAAAAAATAATAACTTTGGCAGTTGGTTAAAAGGCTTGTTTAACCATTCAAATGACCATAATCCGAAAGATAAAAATTATCAGAAATATTTATTAGTCCTTTTAGCTATTGGGATTCTCTTTATGCTTCTTAGCAATCTATTACAATCCCAACCCTCAAGTGAAACGGCAGTACCTGTTTTAGGGTCGACAAATTCAACTGAGAAAGATGCGGCTGTTTTTGGACAAAAAAAATCGGAAGGTTCAAGTGAAATCGCGGACTACGAAGCTACATATGAAAATCAACTGAAAGAAGCGCTTGAACAAATTGTTGGGATTGAAGATGTAACAGTCATGATTAATCTCGATGCAACGGAAACAAAAGTCCTTGAAAAAAATACAGTTGTTCAAAGTCAAGAAACAGATGAAGTCGACCGTGAAGGGGGGAAACGCCAAGTAGAGGATCTTTCCCGTGATGAACAAGTCGTCATTGTTAGGGCTGGGGAACAAGAAGGGCCGATTATTCTTAAAACGAAAAAACCAGAAATTAGAGGTGTCCTTGTAGTTGCAAAAGGTGCTGATAATTTAAAAGTTAAACAAATGGTTATTGAGGCGGTTACAAGGGTTTTAGATGTACCAAGCCATCGCGTCTCTGTGTTACCGAAAAAAACTAAGGGGGATTCATAATGTTATTGAAAAAGCAAACAGTATGGTTATTAACTATGGTTAGTTTAGTAGTAGTTTTATCAGTATTTTATATTACGACACCGCTGAAGCCAGCAAATCAACATGCCACCATGACGTCTGAGGAAGAGAAGGCTAATGATGAGAAGACATCAACAGAAGGAACTGAAGTTTCGATTGAAGAAATGACAGATGGAAAGGTAGCTTCAGGAATTTCTTCAGATGAATGGTTTACAGCTTTACGAATGGAAATAGACGATCAACGTGCAAAAGCAAAAGAAGAGCTACAAGCAATCGTGGCTTCTAGTAGTGTAACAGCTGAAAAAAGAAGCGCAGCTTTAGATAAGATGGAAGACCTACAAACCTTTGCGGCGAAGGAAGCTATTTTGGAAACGATGATTCTTGCTAATGAAAATTATGCGGATGCCCTTGTAAAAGCTGAGGAAAACCAGGTGCGCGTAATTGTTAAGGCAAAAGAGCTATCTTCAACATCTGCCAATGAAATTATGCGGTTAGTTCATGATGAACTAGGACAAATTAAAGTAGCAGTGGAATTCCAACCAATTAAATAAATAAGCGGGAGCTGTTCAAGAGGATAACCGAAAACAGGTTATCTTCTTTTTATTTTGGTTATAATATTTTGTGGTTGAAACAAAAACACTGTCAAAATATTACGAATCTAACAATATATTGTTGAATTTGATAGCAAAGATTCGTATAGTAGTGTATATGAGGAAAAGTGTATCGTTTTCTCTAAGTAATTTTTTAAAAAAAATTTAAACTCACAGGGGTAAAGGAGTGTAGTAACAATGTTAAAAATCCAAGAAATTAGAGAACTTATTAAATTGATTGATGGCTCATCAATCGGCGAGTTAACTTACGAGGAAAAAGATTGCAAAATTAAACTAAGAAAAAATAGTGGTGTAACTTATGCGGTAGCGCCAGAAGTTGTCCAAGCACCACAGGTCCAAGTGGCACCACCTGCGCCAGCAGCACCAGCAGCACAAAAAGCTGAAGCGCCAAAAGCTGTTGAAAGCCAAGCTAGTGCAAATATTGACGATGAAAATTTACATAAAATCGTTTCGCCAATGGTAGGAACATTTTATGCTGCTCCATCACCAGATTCACCAGCATATGTTAAAGTTGGCGATAAAGTAAATCCTGAAACAATCGTTTGTATTGTTGAGGCAATGAAATTATTCAATGAGATTGAAGCAGAGGTTAAAGGAGAAATCGTTGAAGTATTGGTTAACAACGGCCAGCTTGTTGAATATGGTCAACCATTATTTCTTGTTAAAGCAGAATAGGGGGCGGCTATAGTGATTAAAAAGCTATTAATTGCAAATCGAGGAGAAATAGCTGTTCGAGTTATTCGTGCATGTAAAGAATTAGACATTGAAACGGTTGCTGTTTATTCTGAAGGTGACAAAGATGCCCTTCATGTACAGCTTGCTGATGAAGCCTATTGCATAGGTCCAGCACCTTCAAAAGACAGCTATTTGAATAAAACAAACTTAATAACAATCGCCAAGCTTACGAATGCAGATGCTGTACATCCAGGGTACGGATTTTTAGCGGAAAATGCTGATTTCGCAGAGTTGTGCCGTGACAGCAACGTCATTTGGGTTGGCCCAAGCCCTGAAGCGATTAGCGCAATGGGTACAAAAGATGTAGCTAAGGAAACAATGAAAGAAGCTGGCGTTCCGGTTGTTCCAGGTTCTATCGGAATCGTTGAAACAATTGAAGATGCGAAAAAGGTTGTAAGCGATATTATCGGCGGTTACCCCGTTATCATTAAAGCTACTGCAGGCGGCGGCGGTAAAGGAATCCGTGTTGCCCTTAATGAAGAGGAACTTATTAAAGGTATTAATGTAACACAAAAAGAAGCTGCAGCAGCTTTCGGCAACCCTGGTATTTATCTTGAAAAATATATCGAAGATTTCCGTCATTGTGAAATTCAAATATTAGCAGATAACCATGGCAATGTCATTCATCTAGGTGAGCGTGATTGTACAGTGCAACGCCGGATGCAAAAGCTTCTTGAGGAAACACCATCACCAGCGCTTGACGAAAAGCTACGCGCTGAAATGGGTGAAGCTGCGGTTAAAGCCGCAAAAGCTGTTAATTATTCTGGCGCTGGTACAGTAGAATTTATTTATGATTACAATAATAAGAAGTTCTACTTTATGGAAATGAACACGCGGATTCAAGTTGAGCATCCAGTCACCGAAATGGTAACAGGCGTCGACTTAATTAAGTGGATGATTCGTATTGCCAATGGCGAAGAACTTACGCTTAAACAAGAAGATATCAAATATGAAGGATGGGCGATTGAATGTCGCATCAACGCAGAAAATCCTGATCGGAACTTTATGCCGTCACCAGGAGAGGTAAAAATGTACCTACCACCAGGTGGTTTTGGAGTACGTATTGATTCAGCTGTATACCCTGGCTATAAAATTCCACCGTT is a genomic window of Bacillus sp. (in: firmicutes) containing:
- the accB gene encoding acetyl-CoA carboxylase biotin carboxyl carrier protein codes for the protein MLKIQEIRELIKLIDGSSIGELTYEEKDCKIKLRKNSGVTYAVAPEVVQAPQVQVAPPAPAAPAAQKAEAPKAVESQASANIDDENLHKIVSPMVGTFYAAPSPDSPAYVKVGDKVNPETIVCIVEAMKLFNEIEAEVKGEIVEVLVNNGQLVEYGQPLFLVKAE
- the accC gene encoding acetyl-CoA carboxylase biotin carboxylase subunit; amino-acid sequence: MIKKLLIANRGEIAVRVIRACKELDIETVAVYSEGDKDALHVQLADEAYCIGPAPSKDSYLNKTNLITIAKLTNADAVHPGYGFLAENADFAELCRDSNVIWVGPSPEAISAMGTKDVAKETMKEAGVPVVPGSIGIVETIEDAKKVVSDIIGGYPVIIKATAGGGGKGIRVALNEEELIKGINVTQKEAAAAFGNPGIYLEKYIEDFRHCEIQILADNHGNVIHLGERDCTVQRRMQKLLEETPSPALDEKLRAEMGEAAVKAAKAVNYSGAGTVEFIYDYNNKKFYFMEMNTRIQVEHPVTEMVTGVDLIKWMIRIANGEELTLKQEDIKYEGWAIECRINAENPDRNFMPSPGEVKMYLPPGGFGVRIDSAVYPGYKIPPFYDSMVAKLICHGATREEAIARMKRALSEFVIEGIDTTIPFHLRLLNHEKFVDADFNTKFLEKYDLTEKK